A single region of the Marinobacter salinisoli genome encodes:
- the ribF gene encoding bifunctional riboflavin kinase/FAD synthetase: MRLIRGLANLTQFARQADSPLAGGCVATIGNFDGVHIGHQTILQQVKDKAASLGLPSVVMVFEPQPREFFQGDQAPPRLMSFRQKFEALTDAGVDYVLCLNFNGRFRRLTSQAFIDEVLVDGLAVRHLVVGDDFRFGCDRTGDFMLLRETGRHKNFTVENTRTVTLEGERVSSTRIRECLNVNRLEEAETLLGHPYRIRGKVVYGRQLGREIGAPTANIRLKRIAPLQGVYVVSATLDDGSVYDGVANIGLRPTVDGKQPALEVHLFDFTGTLYGRQIEVVFRHGLREEIRFESVDALKQQIARDFEAGRAWLAGHGAARTAN; the protein is encoded by the coding sequence ATGCGTCTTATCCGAGGTCTCGCCAACCTGACACAATTCGCCCGACAGGCGGACTCGCCACTGGCCGGTGGCTGTGTGGCCACCATTGGCAATTTTGATGGCGTTCATATCGGTCACCAGACGATCCTTCAGCAGGTAAAGGATAAGGCGGCCAGTCTGGGGTTGCCGTCTGTGGTGATGGTGTTTGAGCCGCAGCCGCGGGAGTTTTTCCAGGGCGACCAGGCACCTCCCCGTCTGATGTCTTTCCGCCAGAAGTTCGAGGCATTGACCGATGCCGGTGTGGACTACGTACTGTGTCTTAACTTCAATGGTCGTTTTCGCCGCCTGACCAGCCAGGCGTTTATCGACGAGGTGCTGGTCGATGGTTTGGCGGTTCGCCATCTGGTGGTGGGGGATGATTTCCGTTTTGGTTGCGACCGGACCGGCGATTTCATGCTGCTGCGGGAGACCGGCCGGCACAAGAACTTTACTGTCGAAAATACCCGCACGGTGACCCTTGAGGGTGAGCGGGTAAGCAGCACGCGAATTCGCGAGTGCCTGAACGTGAACCGTCTGGAAGAAGCGGAAACGCTGCTTGGGCACCCTTACCGGATTCGTGGCAAGGTGGTCTACGGACGCCAGTTGGGGCGTGAAATCGGCGCGCCGACGGCGAACATCCGGTTGAAGCGCATTGCGCCTCTGCAGGGGGTGTATGTGGTGAGCGCGACACTGGACGACGGTTCGGTATACGATGGCGTCGCCAACATTGGCCTGCGCCCCACGGTGGATGGCAAACAGCCAGCCCTTGAAGTGCACCTGTTCGACTTTACTGGCACACTTTATGGTCGCCAGATTGAGGTGGTTTTCCGGCACGGGCTGCGCGAAGAAATCCGCTTCGAATCCGTGGATGCGCTCAAACAACAGATTGCGCGGGATTTTGAAGCTGGCCGGGCCTGGCTTGCCGGACACGGTGCCGCGCGGACAGCGAACTGA